The DNA sequence CGCCGTGCAGCTCACCGACATCGTGCCCTTCCTGGTGGAAGACATGCTGGTGCAGGCCGGCGGCCACTACTCGAAAGGCGCCGACTGGCAGCCCTACGTGGTGCGGGAAGGCAACCTGATTACGGGCCAGAACCCGGCTTCCTCGGAGCCGGCGGCCGAAGAATTGCTCCAGCTGCTGAAGAAGTAGCTTGCCCCGCCGTACGCGGCAAAAAGCCCCGGCTGCTCTGATCTTCAGAAGCAGCCGGGGCTTTTTTTGGCGGGTGGGCGGCGGTTTGTGTTGCAGAAGCGGCGGTTTGTATAGCTCGGCCGCCGGGCCCGGGCGGCACCTTTGTAGGGTAAAAAAAGCACCTCATTTTTTCCTTACCAGCACAGTATGAGCACCATCAAGAAAGTAGCCCTGGGCAGCCAGGGTCTGGATGTACCCGTCGAAGGCCTGGGCTGCATGGGCATGACGGCCGGCGTGAACGGCATGAGCGTGTACGGCGCGGCCGACGAGGCCGAAAGCGTGGCCACCATTCACCGGGCCCTGGAGCTGGGCATCAACCTGCTCGACACAGCCGACCTCTACGGGCCCCTGCTCAATGAGCGGCTGGTGGGCCGGGCCATTGCCGGCCGCCGCCAGGAAGTCGTTCTGGCTACCAAATTTGGCTTTGAAGTCGATGACCACGAAGCCTGGACGGGCGGCTACAACGGCCGGCCCGAGTACGTGCGCAAGTCCATCGAACGGTCGTTGCGCAACCTGGGCACCGACTACGTGGACCTCTACTACCTGCACCGCCTCGACCCCAACACGCCCATTGAGGACACCGTGGGGGCCATGAGCCGGCTGGTGGCCGAAGGCAAAGTACGCTTCCTGGGGCTGAGCGAGGTGAATGCCGACGTATTGCAGCGCGCCCACCAGGTGCACCCCATCACGGCCCTGCAAACCGAGTATTCCCTTTTCGACCGGGGTGTGGAGGAAGACGGCATGCTGCAAGTTACCCGGGCCATGGGCATCGGCTTTGTGGGCTACTCGCCCCTGGGCCGCGGCTTTCTGTCGGGCGACATCAAAAGTCCCGACGACTTCGAGGCCAACGACTCGCGCCGGTTGTTTCCCCGCTACCAGGGCGAGAATTTTTACCGGAACCTAGCCCTGGTCGAGAAGCTGCAAGCCCTGGCCCAGGCCAAGGGCGTAACGGCCGCGCAGCTGGCTTTGGCCTGGGTGCTGGCCCAGGGCGTGGTAGCCATTCCGGGCACCAAGCGCCGCAAGTACCTGGAGCAGAACGTGGCGGCCGCCAGCCTGACGCTCAGCCCCGCCGAGCTAGCGGAGCTCGAAGCCATTATGCCGGTGGGCAGCTCGGCCGGGGCCGCGTATCCGGCAGGTTTTTAATCCATTGCGGTGACTTTCCGGCCGGCCGCGGGTTGAAAGCATAACTGCCTTCAGCCTGCGGCTGGCCCAACTGTTTTCCTCCCTCCCGATGAAATCTATTGCCAAAGAATTCCTGGTTCTGAACACCGTCACGGACTACACGCGCTTCTACGGTCTGCCCGCGCCGGCTCACCCGCTGCTGACGGTAGTAGACCTGGAGCAGGCCCGCTGCCTGCCGCGCATCACCACGCCGGTGGTGCAGCAGCTCTACACCGTGTCGTTGAAGCGGGGCCTCAAGGGCACCATCATCTACGGCCGGCAGTCCTACGACTTCAGTGAAGGCCTGCTGTTTTTTCTCGGTCCGGGCCAGGTTTTCGCGGCCGATGACACGCTGGATGCCTCGGAGCTGAGTGGCTGGATGCTGATTTTCCACCCGGACTTGTTGCTGAAGCATCCGCTGGCCAAGAAAATGGCCAGCTATTCCTTTTTTTCCTACCAGGCCCACGAGGCGCTGCACCTCTCCGCCAAGGAAGAAACCCTGCTGGAAGGCCTGCTGCGCGGTATCCGGGCCGAGTACGACCAGGCCATCGACGCTTTCAGCCAGGAGCTGCTGGTATCCCAGCTCGACGTGCTGCTGAGCTACGCCAACCGCTTCTACCACCGGCAGTTCCTGACCCGCCGCACCGCCGAGCACGACCTGCTCACCCGCTTCGAAGAACTGCTCATGGCCTACTTTGCCCAGAATGGCAGCCAGCCCCTGCCCACCGTGCAGCACTTTGCCGACGCCCTGCACGTGTCGCCGGCCTACCTGAGCGACATGCTGCGGACCCTCACCGGCCAGAACACCCAGCAGCACCTGCACCACGCCCTGATCGAGAAAGCCAA is a window from the Hymenobacter aquaticus genome containing:
- a CDS encoding aldo/keto reductase; this translates as MSTIKKVALGSQGLDVPVEGLGCMGMTAGVNGMSVYGAADEAESVATIHRALELGINLLDTADLYGPLLNERLVGRAIAGRRQEVVLATKFGFEVDDHEAWTGGYNGRPEYVRKSIERSLRNLGTDYVDLYYLHRLDPNTPIEDTVGAMSRLVAEGKVRFLGLSEVNADVLQRAHQVHPITALQTEYSLFDRGVEEDGMLQVTRAMGIGFVGYSPLGRGFLSGDIKSPDDFEANDSRRLFPRYQGENFYRNLALVEKLQALAQAKGVTAAQLALAWVLAQGVVAIPGTKRRKYLEQNVAAASLTLSPAELAELEAIMPVGSSAGAAYPAGF
- a CDS encoding helix-turn-helix domain-containing protein, which produces MKSIAKEFLVLNTVTDYTRFYGLPAPAHPLLTVVDLEQARCLPRITTPVVQQLYTVSLKRGLKGTIIYGRQSYDFSEGLLFFLGPGQVFAADDTLDASELSGWMLIFHPDLLLKHPLAKKMASYSFFSYQAHEALHLSAKEETLLEGLLRGIRAEYDQAIDAFSQELLVSQLDVLLSYANRFYHRQFLTRRTAEHDLLTRFEELLMAYFAQNGSQPLPTVQHFADALHVSPAYLSDMLRTLTGQNTQQHLHHALIEKAKYLLLSTSLSINETAFQLGFEYPQYFTRLFKSKTGLTPAAFRLSAN